A window of the Dermatophagoides farinae isolate YC_2012a chromosome 2, ASM2471394v1, whole genome shotgun sequence genome harbors these coding sequences:
- the LOC124498630 gene encoding sorbitol dehydrogenase isoform X1: protein MSINWDKMATPLSNDLFHKENLAVVLYGQNDIRLEQWPLPDKLENDEVLLRSHSTGICGTDLHLWRQAQVADFRLQRPFCLGHEPSAVVMKCGCNVHHLKPGDRVAVEPAIPCLKCDRCRSGRYNLCPVSNEQSHGLPNSDGSLRRYYTHRADFCFKLPDSISLEEGALIEALAVVIHACRRVKIQPGDSVLVCGAGPVGVMAMLAAKAFGSNRVCVTDIKQTRLDLAQQMGADHCYWIDLSQKDLNEKDRAAHIVEMMGRPPDITLECTGVASSQSMAIHATKHGGRIAIVGLGPPSNGIPLSTMTMKEIDLIGVCRIKDDYSLAIELIDSGKINVKPLITQRFPIEQALEAFHLLGSAGNDQSVVKVLIQYNDD, encoded by the exons ATGTCA ATCAACTGGGACAAGATGGCAACCCCATTATCAAACGACTTGTTTCATAAGGAAAATCTTGCCGTAGTTCTGTATGGCCAAAACGACATTCGTCTTGAACAGTGGCCGTTACCCGATAAGCTTGagaatgatg AAGTTCTACTACGATCGCATAGTACCGGCATTTGTGGTACTGACCTTCATTTATGGCGTCAAGCTCAAGTAGCTGATTTCCGTTTGCAACGTCCATTCTGTTTGGGTCATGAACCATCGGCTGTGGTCATGAAATGTGGTTgcaatgttcatcatctaaAACCGGGTGATCGTGTTGCTGTTGAACCGGCCATCCCGTGTTTGAAATGTGACCGATGTCGTTCAGGTCGCTACAATCTTTGTCCGGTATCCAATGAACAATCACATGGCCTACCGAATTCCGACGGTTCATTACGTCGTTATTACACACATCGTGCAGATTTCTGTTTCAA attACCTGATTCCATCTCATTGGAAGAAGGTGCATTGATTGAAGCATTGGCTGTAGTGATTCATGCTTGTCGTCGGGTCAAGATTCAACCCGGTGATTCGGTTCTAGTCTGTGGTGCCGGTCCAGTTGGTGTAATGGCCATGTTGGCTGCCAAAGCATTTGGTTCGAATCGTGTCTGTGTGACCGATATCAAACAGACTCGTTTAGATTTGGCCCAACAAATGGGTGCCGATCATTGTTATTGGATTGATTTGTCACAAAaagatttgaatgaaaaagatcgTGCTGCACACATTGTCGAGATGATGGGTCGACCACCAGATATTACGCTAGAATGTACGGGCGTTGcatcatcacaatcgatGGCCATTCACGCAACTAAACACGGTGGTCGCATTGCTATCGTGGGCCTTGGACCACCTTCGAACGGTATCCCATTGTCGACAATGACCATGaaagaaattgatttgattggtgTTTGTCGCATTAAAGACGA CTATTCATTGGCAATTGAACTGATTGACAGTGGTAAAATCAATGTAAAACCATTGATTACACAACGTTTTCCCATTGAACAAGCATTAGAAGCGTTTCATTTACTTGGTTCAGCCGGTAACGACCAAAGTGTTGTGAAAGTATTGATACAATACAACGacgattga
- the LOC124498626 gene encoding ribosomal RNA-processing protein 8 encodes MATFQTGRDRRRLLSYLANNKSTKSLSTKNDDDDDDDDSNKRKKRRQQCAQLVNKIDRKDNERKSKTHDHCKNRMKKFNRISVATTKNDNEQLELRKDVECFLRQHQNMEKINHSDCDEDFELAHSKKFKHDDDDVEQFEQRSQILAQRAHQTLSASMFRYLNEFLYTHSSFEARKCFDSTKFQKYHQAYEHIMQQWPLKPIDYIIDQLKQRIRPTLMNRLVMADIGCGSKPRIAQAFPNCTVYSYDLYSGDDSSIISADMCRLPLDSDHCDYLIYSLSLMPQNLADVFRECNRILKSSNGYAVIVEVASRFADFGKNNNTNHTTSGKSLMENQKQKFAADFENFAKHLRQHYGFQLIEYYLLPPNDYFVYFILRKIETINLTGSRGPMMIQLKPCVYRHREPPKQKND; translated from the coding sequence atggctaCATTTCAAACTGGACGAGATCGTCGCCGTTTATTGAGCTATTTGgccaataataaatcaacgAAAAGTTTATCAacaaagaatgatgatgatgatgatgatgatgatagtaatAAAAGGAAAAAGCGTCGTCAGCAATGTGCACAATTGGTGAACAAAATCGATCGCAAAGATAATGAACGAAAGAGCAAAACTCATGATCATTGCAagaatagaatgaaaaaatttaatcgtATATCTGTGGCTACAActaaaaatgacaatgagCAACTGGAATTGCGTAAAGATGTTGAATGTTTTCTACGACAACACCaaaacatggaaaaaatcaatcattctgACTGTGATGAGGATTTTGAATTGGctcattcgaaaaaattcaaacacgatgatgatgatgtggaacAATTCGAACAACGAAGTCAAATTCTAGCACAACGTGCTCACCAGACATTATCAGCATCAATGTTTcgttatttgaatgaattcctCTACACACATTCATCGTTTGAAGCGAGAAAATGTTTCGATTCGACCAAATTCCAGAAATACCATCAAGCCTATGAACACATCATGCAACAATGGCCATTGAAACCGATAGACTAcattatcgatcaattgaaACAACGAATTCGACCCACCCTTATGAATCGATTGGTTATGGCCGATATTGGCTGTGGCAGTAAACCACGAATCGCTCAAGCTTTTCCCAATTGTACTGTCTATTCATATGACCTTTACTCTGGCGACGATTCTTCAATAATATCAGCCGATATGTGCCGTTTACCATTAGATAGTGACCACTGTGATTAtctaatttattcattatcattgatgccACAAAATCTTGCCGACGTTTTTCGCGAATGTAATCGtattttaaaatcatcaaatggttATGCTGTGATTGTCGAAGTTGCATCTCGTTTTGCTGATTTTggtaaaaataacaacacaAACCACACAACATCTGGCAAATCTTTGATGGAAAACCAAAAGCAAAAATTTGCTGCTGATTTTGAGAATTTTGCCAAACATCTGCGTCAACATTATGGCTTTCAgttgattgaatattatcTATTGCCGCCCAATGATTactttgtttattttattctgagaaaaattgaaaccatCAATCTTACCGGATCTCGAGGACCTATGATGATACAACTGAAACCTTGTGTTTATCGTCATCGAGAACcaccgaaacaaaaaaacgattga
- the LOC124498630 gene encoding sorbitol dehydrogenase isoform X3: MATPLSNDLFHKENLAVVLYGQNDIRLEQWPLPDKLENDEVLLRSHSTGICGTDLHLWRQAQVADFRLQRPFCLGHEPSAVVMKCGCNVHHLKPGDRVAVEPAIPCLKCDRCRSGRYNLCPVSNEQSHGLPNSDGSLRRYYTHRADFCFKLPDSISLEEGALIEALAVVIHACRRVKIQPGDSVLVCGAGPVGVMAMLAAKAFGSNRVCVTDIKQTRLDLAQQMGADHCYWIDLSQKDLNEKDRAAHIVEMMGRPPDITLECTGVASSQSMAIHATKHGGRIAIVGLGPPSNGIPLSTMTMKEIDLIGVCRIKDDYSLAIELIDSGKINVKPLITQRFPIEQALEAFHLLGSAGNDQSVVKVLIQYNDD; encoded by the exons ATGGCAACCCCATTATCAAACGACTTGTTTCATAAGGAAAATCTTGCCGTAGTTCTGTATGGCCAAAACGACATTCGTCTTGAACAGTGGCCGTTACCCGATAAGCTTGagaatgatg AAGTTCTACTACGATCGCATAGTACCGGCATTTGTGGTACTGACCTTCATTTATGGCGTCAAGCTCAAGTAGCTGATTTCCGTTTGCAACGTCCATTCTGTTTGGGTCATGAACCATCGGCTGTGGTCATGAAATGTGGTTgcaatgttcatcatctaaAACCGGGTGATCGTGTTGCTGTTGAACCGGCCATCCCGTGTTTGAAATGTGACCGATGTCGTTCAGGTCGCTACAATCTTTGTCCGGTATCCAATGAACAATCACATGGCCTACCGAATTCCGACGGTTCATTACGTCGTTATTACACACATCGTGCAGATTTCTGTTTCAA attACCTGATTCCATCTCATTGGAAGAAGGTGCATTGATTGAAGCATTGGCTGTAGTGATTCATGCTTGTCGTCGGGTCAAGATTCAACCCGGTGATTCGGTTCTAGTCTGTGGTGCCGGTCCAGTTGGTGTAATGGCCATGTTGGCTGCCAAAGCATTTGGTTCGAATCGTGTCTGTGTGACCGATATCAAACAGACTCGTTTAGATTTGGCCCAACAAATGGGTGCCGATCATTGTTATTGGATTGATTTGTCACAAAaagatttgaatgaaaaagatcgTGCTGCACACATTGTCGAGATGATGGGTCGACCACCAGATATTACGCTAGAATGTACGGGCGTTGcatcatcacaatcgatGGCCATTCACGCAACTAAACACGGTGGTCGCATTGCTATCGTGGGCCTTGGACCACCTTCGAACGGTATCCCATTGTCGACAATGACCATGaaagaaattgatttgattggtgTTTGTCGCATTAAAGACGA CTATTCATTGGCAATTGAACTGATTGACAGTGGTAAAATCAATGTAAAACCATTGATTACACAACGTTTTCCCATTGAACAAGCATTAGAAGCGTTTCATTTACTTGGTTCAGCCGGTAACGACCAAAGTGTTGTGAAAGTATTGATACAATACAACGacgattga
- the LOC124498624 gene encoding A disintegrin and metalloproteinase with thrombospondin motifs like, giving the protein MALWGHVCANILVAEQPWPFESIRPQLKGSLASNNKTANRPYLNALHALRAFGHWIYNHTADVQSDLILILTGHDLCLDDDHDDHSCSYSSVKGQAIVGGACRHHHHHERRRALNLAIVEDNDLKMVDGLHAMAHEVAHLFGAVHDGEWPLTTIGGPGGTNCRDDDSFVMSMDHGSIVDPTTNQLRTEWSKCTLEQFQHFFSKPHSICLFNEPTINK; this is encoded by the exons ATGGCGTTATGGGGTCATGTTTGTGCAAAT ATTCTGGTGGCCGAACAACCATGGCCATTCGAATCGATACGACCACAGTTAAAAGGATCATTGgccagtaataataaaaccgCAAATCGTCCATATCTAAATGCCTTACATGCTTTACGAGCATTCGGCCATTGGATCTACAATCATACGGCAGATGTACAAAGTGATTTGATTCTAATTCTAACCGGTCATGATCTCTGCCTCGACGAtgaccatgatgatcattcatgTTCATATTCATCGGTAAAAGGTCAGGCGATAGTTGGTGGTGcatgtcgtcatcatcatcatcatgaacgtCGTCGTGCACTCAATCTGGCCATTGTTGAAGATAATGACCTCAAAATGGTGGATGGTCTACATGCAATGGCACATGAAGTGGCTCATCTCTTTGGAGCCGTACATGATGGAGAATGGCCATTGACAACGATTGGCGGTCCAGGCGGTACAAATTGTCGTGATGATGACTCATTCGTAATGAGTATGGATCATGGATCGATTGTCGATCCgacaacaaatcaattacGCACTGAATGGTCGAAATGTACATTGGaacaatttcaacattttttctcaaaaccACACTCTATCTGTCTTTTCAATGAACcgacaataaataaatga
- the LOC124498630 gene encoding sorbitol dehydrogenase isoform X4 — MATPLSNDLFHKENLAVVLYGQNDIRLEQWPLPDKLENDVLLRSHSTGICGTDLHLWRQAQVADFRLQRPFCLGHEPSAVVMKCGCNVHHLKPGDRVAVEPAIPCLKCDRCRSGRYNLCPVSNEQSHGLPNSDGSLRRYYTHRADFCFKLPDSISLEEGALIEALAVVIHACRRVKIQPGDSVLVCGAGPVGVMAMLAAKAFGSNRVCVTDIKQTRLDLAQQMGADHCYWIDLSQKDLNEKDRAAHIVEMMGRPPDITLECTGVASSQSMAIHATKHGGRIAIVGLGPPSNGIPLSTMTMKEIDLIGVCRIKDDYSLAIELIDSGKINVKPLITQRFPIEQALEAFHLLGSAGNDQSVVKVLIQYNDD, encoded by the exons ATGGCAACCCCATTATCAAACGACTTGTTTCATAAGGAAAATCTTGCCGTAGTTCTGTATGGCCAAAACGACATTCGTCTTGAACAGTGGCCGTTACCCGATAAGCTTGagaatgatg TTCTACTACGATCGCATAGTACCGGCATTTGTGGTACTGACCTTCATTTATGGCGTCAAGCTCAAGTAGCTGATTTCCGTTTGCAACGTCCATTCTGTTTGGGTCATGAACCATCGGCTGTGGTCATGAAATGTGGTTgcaatgttcatcatctaaAACCGGGTGATCGTGTTGCTGTTGAACCGGCCATCCCGTGTTTGAAATGTGACCGATGTCGTTCAGGTCGCTACAATCTTTGTCCGGTATCCAATGAACAATCACATGGCCTACCGAATTCCGACGGTTCATTACGTCGTTATTACACACATCGTGCAGATTTCTGTTTCAA attACCTGATTCCATCTCATTGGAAGAAGGTGCATTGATTGAAGCATTGGCTGTAGTGATTCATGCTTGTCGTCGGGTCAAGATTCAACCCGGTGATTCGGTTCTAGTCTGTGGTGCCGGTCCAGTTGGTGTAATGGCCATGTTGGCTGCCAAAGCATTTGGTTCGAATCGTGTCTGTGTGACCGATATCAAACAGACTCGTTTAGATTTGGCCCAACAAATGGGTGCCGATCATTGTTATTGGATTGATTTGTCACAAAaagatttgaatgaaaaagatcgTGCTGCACACATTGTCGAGATGATGGGTCGACCACCAGATATTACGCTAGAATGTACGGGCGTTGcatcatcacaatcgatGGCCATTCACGCAACTAAACACGGTGGTCGCATTGCTATCGTGGGCCTTGGACCACCTTCGAACGGTATCCCATTGTCGACAATGACCATGaaagaaattgatttgattggtgTTTGTCGCATTAAAGACGA CTATTCATTGGCAATTGAACTGATTGACAGTGGTAAAATCAATGTAAAACCATTGATTACACAACGTTTTCCCATTGAACAAGCATTAGAAGCGTTTCATTTACTTGGTTCAGCCGGTAACGACCAAAGTGTTGTGAAAGTATTGATACAATACAACGacgattga
- the LOC124498630 gene encoding sorbitol dehydrogenase isoform X2: MSINWDKMATPLSNDLFHKENLAVVLYGQNDIRLEQWPLPDKLENDVLLRSHSTGICGTDLHLWRQAQVADFRLQRPFCLGHEPSAVVMKCGCNVHHLKPGDRVAVEPAIPCLKCDRCRSGRYNLCPVSNEQSHGLPNSDGSLRRYYTHRADFCFKLPDSISLEEGALIEALAVVIHACRRVKIQPGDSVLVCGAGPVGVMAMLAAKAFGSNRVCVTDIKQTRLDLAQQMGADHCYWIDLSQKDLNEKDRAAHIVEMMGRPPDITLECTGVASSQSMAIHATKHGGRIAIVGLGPPSNGIPLSTMTMKEIDLIGVCRIKDDYSLAIELIDSGKINVKPLITQRFPIEQALEAFHLLGSAGNDQSVVKVLIQYNDD; this comes from the exons ATGTCA ATCAACTGGGACAAGATGGCAACCCCATTATCAAACGACTTGTTTCATAAGGAAAATCTTGCCGTAGTTCTGTATGGCCAAAACGACATTCGTCTTGAACAGTGGCCGTTACCCGATAAGCTTGagaatgatg TTCTACTACGATCGCATAGTACCGGCATTTGTGGTACTGACCTTCATTTATGGCGTCAAGCTCAAGTAGCTGATTTCCGTTTGCAACGTCCATTCTGTTTGGGTCATGAACCATCGGCTGTGGTCATGAAATGTGGTTgcaatgttcatcatctaaAACCGGGTGATCGTGTTGCTGTTGAACCGGCCATCCCGTGTTTGAAATGTGACCGATGTCGTTCAGGTCGCTACAATCTTTGTCCGGTATCCAATGAACAATCACATGGCCTACCGAATTCCGACGGTTCATTACGTCGTTATTACACACATCGTGCAGATTTCTGTTTCAA attACCTGATTCCATCTCATTGGAAGAAGGTGCATTGATTGAAGCATTGGCTGTAGTGATTCATGCTTGTCGTCGGGTCAAGATTCAACCCGGTGATTCGGTTCTAGTCTGTGGTGCCGGTCCAGTTGGTGTAATGGCCATGTTGGCTGCCAAAGCATTTGGTTCGAATCGTGTCTGTGTGACCGATATCAAACAGACTCGTTTAGATTTGGCCCAACAAATGGGTGCCGATCATTGTTATTGGATTGATTTGTCACAAAaagatttgaatgaaaaagatcgTGCTGCACACATTGTCGAGATGATGGGTCGACCACCAGATATTACGCTAGAATGTACGGGCGTTGcatcatcacaatcgatGGCCATTCACGCAACTAAACACGGTGGTCGCATTGCTATCGTGGGCCTTGGACCACCTTCGAACGGTATCCCATTGTCGACAATGACCATGaaagaaattgatttgattggtgTTTGTCGCATTAAAGACGA CTATTCATTGGCAATTGAACTGATTGACAGTGGTAAAATCAATGTAAAACCATTGATTACACAACGTTTTCCCATTGAACAAGCATTAGAAGCGTTTCATTTACTTGGTTCAGCCGGTAACGACCAAAGTGTTGTGAAAGTATTGATACAATACAACGacgattga